From Terriglobia bacterium:
CCAATGCCAACCTTTCGCGCACGGAGGGAACCGGAATGCCTCGCCTTGCTCAAGATGTCGTTGTGGTCTCGAAGCCTGTCCGCACTTTTCCTAACGGGGACATTTTCTATATCGAATTATCGCGGAAACATAATCGATACGATTGTCTGTTGAAGATGGGGCGCGATGGAAATCCGGCACAATCCGTTATCGTGGTTCGCGCACAAGGCAAAACGATTCGCGAAGCTGAAGAAGACTGCTACCGGAAGGCACTCGAACGTTGCCCGCGGTTCCCTCATCCACCATATCTCAAGCGCGGGTCCAGGTCGGCGCGGGTGGTAGCGGAATACCTTTCAGACTGTTTTGACGTCCCCGCAAAGGCCTAACTTCCCTTTTTAGCCCTGGTTTGGAACGTAGGCATCGCGCCCAACTCATTGCATTTGTGTAACACCGCCTGCGACGGACGTTGCGGCAGCCGAATTGCACCTCCTCTTGTCAGAACTTTTGAACTCGAGGGAAGGGATAATCATGGCATTAAAGAAACTAAGGATGATTTGTGCCGGCGGAGATAAGACGCTAGCCGAATGGGATACAACCACGGTTTCCCAACAACGTCTCGCCGAAATCGAGAAGGAATTCAATGAGAAGGTGGCTCAAGGCTGGTTCGCCGCCGACATCTCCGAAAAACGCGATGTCTTGATTCGCGAGTTCGATCCAAACGCGGAAATCCTTCTGATCCCAAGAGTCCAGGGCGGCCTTTAACCGAAATGCGGGCGGAAGCCCGCCCAACAACCGAGTACCGAGTAACTATGGCCACGCGAATACAGGAAAATTTCCCCCTGCAACGCATCGACATATTCTCGCACCCGACTCAGGACGACTACGAGCGCGCCAAGGATAAGGCGCGCCAGCTATTGCGCTCCATCTTGCCTGAGAGTGCATGGGCTGAACTGGAAGATAAAGGCGTTATCCAAGTCGGGGGCAAGCGTGGGAATTATGTCATCTCACCCTATTCCCAGACGGAGATTCGAGATATCTCGTCCGGACGTTGCGTTGCATATGCCTGCCTTCAGCTTTCTATTCCGGCGCCCACATACGACCGCATGGTCGCCGAGTACCTGCTGATCAAAAACGCTGAAGACGTTTATTGGAAGACCGCCAACATCTTTTCCCGCAGCGGAAATGAGTTCGGTATTGCCACGCTCTTCCTCATTGCCTTCGACATCGCATTATTCGTCAATCTGCTGTTAGAAGTTTTAACGGTGCATTAAAGGGGTCGCACCCCCGAACTCCCGAATTAGTTCGGGAGTTCGGGTGTGCGCCCCCTCCCCTTTTCCAAAAGGAAACTTATCTGCAATCGTTTCCACAGGGGGACTATCGAAAATGCCGAACCAGGGACAGAGAAAGAAGAAAGACGGAGCAAACAAAAATAAGAAAATGCAGGCGATGAGAGCAAAGGAAGCTCAGGCGAAGCCGGCAGCAAAACCGACCTCGACCGGCAAATTGCCCGGACAGACCTCCAAGTTCGATATGCTGCAAGACCGCCCCGGATCGCTCCGGCGAGCCTGAGGCCGCTGAATAAAACATTGCCGGATTCCTTCCTTAGCGCGATACTGGATTCGCCTGCCTGCATGGTCCAGTCTGACTTCTATTTTTGGAAAAGGAGTCTCGTATGGCGAATGCGTTTGAACGGCAACCCAGTCGTCTATTGCTCGGCGAAATTCGTCGTCGCTGGGAACAACTAAGCAACTCCGAGATTGAGCAGTGTACGGTCGATGAGTCTAAATTGACCGACCTGCTGCAAGCGCGTTACGGCTATGCGAAGCGGCGCGCCGAAAAGGAGGTCGAACTCTTTTTTGCGGAGTTTTACGATCGCCTCCGCATGGCCGCGTGAGGCTGGCCGGGATAGGGATGATTCAGGTATGAAGGTTAAGCTGGCAATCGGATTGTTGGTGTCTATGGCGGTAGCCGCTGGTGCGGCCGGCACGGCAAAAGTGACGTACGTGGATCATGCAAAGGTAGCGAAGGGTGGGGCGCTGATCACGGCGCCCGACTTCCTGGTCGAAATCCTTACCCGGAAAGCACCCGGGCAGGTCGAAATACACGACAAAGAGACAGACACTTTCTATGTGCTTGACGGACAGGCCACATTCGTGACCGGCGGCACCATGATCGGCGGTAAAGTCACAGCCCCGAATCAGCAGCGGGGCACGGACATCCGCGGAGGCGAAGTTCATCAGCTGTCGAAGGGTGATGTCATCGCTATTCCTGCCGGTATTCCCCATTGGTTCAAAGAAGTTCCGCAGCCATTCACTTATTACGTTGTAAAAGTCATTAAACCTTAGCCATTCTCCGCTACACTGCCTTGATGCGTTGGAGTAAAAAATCCGCGGCGATAGCCGCGCTCAGTTTAGTTGTGGCTGCCGGCTGCTCGCCGGCGCAAACGCAGTCCGGCAGTGCTCCGGTATTTCCGCCTGTTCCAGTCGCCGTCGCCCAGGCGACCGAAGAAGCAGTGCCCACTCAGGTTCAAACCGTTGGAACGGTGGAAGCCTTTTCGACAGTCGAAGTCAAAGCGCAGGTCGCCGGACCGTTGATGACCGTCAACTTCACGGAGGGAACCTCGGTCAACCAGGGGGATTTGCTGTTCGAGATCGATTCGCGCCCTTTTCGCGAGGCGCTCCGCCAGGCCGAAGCGAACGTCGCCAAGGATCAGGCGCAGCTGCGGGTTGCGCAGGAAACCCTCGCGCGCAGCCAGGCGCAGTTGAAAAACGCGAATGCCGATGCGGCCCGGTTCGAGCAACTTTCAAAGGAAGGCATCTCGACCCGGCAACAGGAAGATCAAATCCGGACGACCGCAGAGGTAGCGAAACATTCCGCCGCCGCCGATGAAGCCTCCATCGAAACCATGCGGGCCACGCTTGCCAGCGATCAGGCCGCGGTCGAGCAGGCGAAAATCAACCTGGCTTACTGCGAGATTCATGCACCCATCTCGGGACGCGCGGGCAATCTTCTCCTGCATGCAGGGAATCTCGTCAAAGCAAACGCGGACACCGGCCTGGTTGTCTTGAATCAGATCAAGCCGATCTTCGTTACGTTT
This genomic window contains:
- a CDS encoding cupin domain-containing protein, with product MKVKLAIGLLVSMAVAAGAAGTAKVTYVDHAKVAKGGALITAPDFLVEILTRKAPGQVEIHDKETDTFYVLDGQATFVTGGTMIGGKVTAPNQQRGTDIRGGEVHQLSKGDVIAIPAGIPHWFKEVPQPFTYYVVKVIKP
- a CDS encoding efflux RND transporter periplasmic adaptor subunit — translated: MRWSKKSAAIAALSLVVAAGCSPAQTQSGSAPVFPPVPVAVAQATEEAVPTQVQTVGTVEAFSTVEVKAQVAGPLMTVNFTEGTSVNQGDLLFEIDSRPFREALRQAEANVAKDQAQLRVAQETLARSQAQLKNANADAARFEQLSKEGISTRQQEDQIRTTAEVAKHSAAADEASIETMRATLASDQAAVEQAKINLAYCEIHAPISGRAGNLLLHAGNLVKANADTGLVVLNQIKPIFVTFGVPERYLGTISQQQARRKLTVDVAPDKGSAHETGMLSVIDNTVDANTGTIRLKAAFDNKDGRLWPGQFVNVVLTLDTETHTIVPSEAVQVSQQGSLVYVVKADQSVEPRPVVVGQTVSGKVIVEKGVAAGETVVTDGQSRLFPGAKISTASPAEPKAN